In a genomic window of Natronospira bacteriovora:
- a CDS encoding DUF4826 family protein yields MREEQEKLDNPEAIKAWGEKVAQDLARRLVQKGIFKGHARVEARWAMPGQILLGVAWQEDTPQRKVWVIGGEDVTPDVVELKAAKDPREAAKHFSMRWQLNGARIGSAAEQGGQKGQIDYKSIEEQFQKQAEKLYELAKRDELWQGIRKEPPTAE; encoded by the coding sequence ATGCGTGAGGAACAGGAAAAACTGGACAATCCGGAAGCCATCAAGGCGTGGGGCGAGAAAGTCGCTCAGGATCTGGCTCGCCGACTGGTGCAGAAGGGCATCTTCAAGGGCCATGCGCGGGTAGAAGCGAGATGGGCCATGCCGGGACAGATCCTGCTGGGTGTCGCCTGGCAAGAAGACACCCCGCAAAGAAAGGTCTGGGTTATCGGTGGCGAAGACGTCACCCCGGACGTGGTAGAGCTGAAGGCGGCCAAGGATCCAAGGGAAGCCGCCAAACACTTCTCCATGCGCTGGCAACTGAATGGGGCGCGTATCGGATCCGCGGCCGAACAGGGCGGACAGAAAGGTCAGATCGATTACAAGAGCATCGAAGAGCAGTTTCAGAAGCAAGCCGAGAAACTGTATGAACTCGCCAAGCGTGACGAGCTTTGGCAGGGAATCCGGAAGGAACCCCCGACGGCGGAGTGA
- the zapE gene encoding cell division protein ZapE — translation MNRAVNQAAADGPKARWEADIAAGFERDSAQEKAVDALDTVYRELLRYRTGWLHGLRRRYLGPARDLSPVQGLYMWGGVGRGKTHLMDIFHDSLPFEEKRRLHFHRFMRQAHDGLKRHGDRQYPLEAIADDIARDTRVLCFDEFFVSDVADAMILGGLLKALFRRGISLVATSNIPPDKLYLNGLQRQRFMPAIEAIKQHTRVLNVDGGTDYRLRVLEKAEIFHSPLDRQAEELIRSAFRGLAPDGEEGGLDIEILGRHIPARGEGDGVAWFDFDALCDGPRSQNDYIDLAHEYHTVLLSDVPVMGTTQENAARRFIALVDEFYDRNVKMIISAAAPLDELYQGRKLRFEFERTHSRLLEMQTRDYLALPHQP, via the coding sequence ATGAACAGGGCCGTGAACCAAGCGGCGGCTGATGGCCCCAAGGCACGGTGGGAGGCGGATATTGCCGCCGGTTTCGAGCGGGATTCGGCTCAGGAAAAGGCCGTTGACGCCCTGGACACGGTCTATCGCGAGCTGCTCAGATACCGGACAGGCTGGCTCCACGGCTTGCGTCGAAGGTACCTGGGGCCGGCCCGTGACCTGTCTCCGGTTCAGGGACTCTACATGTGGGGTGGCGTAGGCCGGGGCAAGACGCATCTCATGGACATTTTCCATGACAGTCTGCCCTTTGAGGAGAAACGGCGTCTGCACTTCCACCGTTTCATGCGCCAGGCCCATGACGGCCTCAAGCGCCATGGTGACCGCCAGTATCCACTGGAAGCGATAGCCGATGACATCGCCCGAGATACCCGGGTGCTCTGTTTCGACGAGTTTTTCGTCTCCGACGTGGCGGATGCCATGATTCTGGGCGGTCTGCTCAAGGCACTGTTCAGGCGTGGCATTTCACTGGTTGCCACCTCCAATATTCCACCCGACAAGCTGTATCTCAATGGCCTTCAGCGTCAACGCTTCATGCCTGCCATTGAGGCCATCAAGCAACATACTCGCGTGCTGAACGTAGACGGAGGCACGGACTATCGACTGCGCGTACTGGAAAAGGCCGAGATCTTTCACTCACCACTGGATCGGCAGGCTGAGGAGCTGATCCGGAGTGCCTTCCGGGGCCTGGCCCCGGATGGCGAGGAAGGTGGTCTTGATATCGAGATCCTCGGCCGCCATATCCCCGCAAGGGGCGAAGGCGACGGCGTGGCCTGGTTTGATTTCGATGCGCTGTGCGACGGACCGAGAAGCCAGAATGACTACATCGACCTGGCTCATGAATATCACACGGTACTACTGTCCGATGTGCCTGTAATGGGTACAACCCAGGAAAACGCGGCCCGGCGCTTCATTGCCCTGGTCGATGAATTCTATGATCGCAATGTGAAAATGATCATTTCAGCGGCGGCGCCGCTGGATGAACTGTATCAGGGCCGGAAGCTTCGCTTCGAGTTCGAGCGTACGCATAGCCGACTGCTGGAGATGCAGACAAGAGACTATCTGGCCCTACCCCATCAACCTTGA
- a CDS encoding acetoacetate--CoA ligase — MTEPTPVWVPSEDRIAETNMARFMDHVRQEYSANVTNYSGLYRWSVENPERFWPAIWAFCGIKASQPWEAVLEPAEHMRKARWFTGSRLNFAENLLRYRDDQTALIFRDEQGHQRALSYRELYEETAKLAKGLKAAGVGVGDRVAGYMPNMPETIIAMLATTSIGAIWSSCSQDFGVSGLLDRFGQIEPKVMITADGYWYNGKEIHALPRVREALDQMPSVEELIVVPNLSEQPDLSAFDKARTLSDFAADEGGEIEFEQLPFDHPVYILFSSGTTGKPKCIVHGAGGTLIQHLKELVLHTDLNREDRFFYFTTCGWMMWNWLVSGLAVGSTVVLYDGSPFNPGPKSLLKLIEEESITVFGASAKYFSALEKAGEKPSRDHDMGSLKAILSTGSPLLPENYDFIYGEMKHDVCLSSISGGTDIVSCFVLGNPTLPVYRGEIQCRGLGMAVNVFDDNGQPIRAKKGELVCTAPFPSMPVMFWNDPEGTRYHGAYFDTFDNVWAHGDYAELTERDTMIIYGRSDAVLNPGGVRIGTAEIYRQVEKLDEVVESIAVGQNWKDDQRVILFVVLREGLELDDDLRQRLRKTIRANATPRHVPAKILQVQAIPRTISGKIVELAVQQVIHGDTVKNQSALANPEALTHFRDRPELQED, encoded by the coding sequence ATGACTGAGCCGACACCTGTCTGGGTGCCCAGCGAGGATCGGATTGCCGAGACCAACATGGCCCGCTTCATGGACCATGTCCGCCAGGAGTATTCGGCCAATGTAACGAACTATTCCGGCCTCTACCGCTGGTCGGTAGAAAACCCCGAGCGTTTCTGGCCGGCCATTTGGGCATTTTGTGGCATCAAGGCCTCACAGCCCTGGGAGGCCGTACTGGAACCGGCTGAGCACATGCGAAAGGCCCGCTGGTTCACTGGCAGCCGCCTCAACTTTGCCGAGAACCTGCTGCGTTACCGGGATGACCAGACGGCACTGATCTTTCGTGATGAACAGGGGCATCAGCGTGCGCTCAGCTACCGCGAGCTGTATGAAGAAACCGCGAAACTGGCCAAGGGCCTGAAGGCCGCCGGCGTGGGCGTGGGTGATCGGGTGGCCGGTTACATGCCCAACATGCCGGAGACCATCATCGCCATGCTGGCCACCACCAGCATTGGCGCCATCTGGTCCTCCTGCTCTCAGGACTTCGGTGTCAGCGGCCTGCTGGACCGTTTCGGCCAGATTGAGCCGAAGGTCATGATCACGGCTGATGGCTACTGGTATAACGGCAAGGAGATTCATGCCCTGCCCCGTGTGCGTGAAGCCCTGGATCAGATGCCATCGGTGGAAGAGCTGATTGTGGTACCGAATCTCTCCGAGCAACCGGACCTGTCAGCGTTTGATAAAGCACGCACGCTGTCGGATTTCGCCGCCGACGAAGGCGGGGAAATCGAATTCGAACAGCTGCCTTTCGACCATCCGGTCTACATCCTGTTTTCCTCCGGCACCACCGGCAAGCCCAAGTGCATCGTTCACGGCGCCGGCGGCACCCTGATCCAGCATCTCAAGGAACTGGTACTGCACACGGATCTGAACCGGGAAGATCGCTTCTTCTACTTCACCACCTGCGGCTGGATGATGTGGAACTGGCTGGTGAGTGGCCTGGCGGTGGGCAGCACGGTGGTTCTCTACGACGGTTCGCCCTTTAACCCGGGACCGAAGAGCCTGCTCAAGCTGATCGAAGAAGAAAGCATTACCGTTTTCGGCGCGTCCGCCAAGTACTTCTCGGCACTGGAGAAGGCCGGCGAAAAGCCATCCCGCGACCATGACATGGGTAGCCTCAAGGCCATATTATCCACCGGCTCTCCGCTTCTGCCCGAGAACTATGACTTCATCTACGGGGAGATGAAACACGATGTCTGTCTCTCTTCCATCTCCGGAGGCACTGACATCGTGTCCTGCTTCGTCCTCGGCAACCCGACACTTCCGGTTTACCGTGGGGAAATCCAGTGTCGTGGTCTTGGCATGGCAGTTAACGTCTTTGACGATAACGGCCAGCCCATTCGCGCCAAAAAGGGCGAACTGGTCTGCACGGCTCCCTTCCCAAGCATGCCAGTGATGTTCTGGAATGACCCCGAGGGGACACGCTACCACGGTGCCTACTTCGACACTTTCGACAATGTCTGGGCCCACGGCGATTATGCGGAGTTGACCGAACGCGACACCATGATCATTTACGGTCGTTCCGATGCCGTACTCAATCCCGGCGGCGTGCGCATTGGCACGGCCGAGATCTACCGCCAGGTGGAAAAGCTGGACGAGGTGGTGGAATCCATTGCAGTCGGACAGAACTGGAAGGATGACCAGCGCGTGATCCTTTTCGTGGTGCTGCGGGAAGGCCTGGAGCTGGATGATGACCTTCGGCAACGGCTCAGAAAGACCATTCGCGCCAATGCCACGCCTCGGCATGTGCCGGCCAAGATCCTGCAGGTGCAGGCCATCCCACGAACCATCAGTGGCAAAATCGTCGAATTGGCGGTTCAGCAGGTCATTCACGGTGACACCGTGAAGAACCAGTCGGCCCTGGCGAACCCGGAAGCGCTGACGCATTTCCGGGATCGTCCGGAACTGCAGGAAGACTGA
- a CDS encoding electron transfer flavoprotein subunit alpha/FixB family protein: protein MSRTLLIAEHDGKKLNPSTAKSLTAALAVGHPVDIAVFAANAGEIAEQAAALEGTDTVIKVEREENEHLLAATLAPQIKALADGYSHVFMPSTTFGKDVMPRVAALLNSPQVSDIMEVLDAHSFKRPIYANNVIVTVKAPSDTVVTGTIRTASFKDAKTGGSAQITDKALDVELPTHTRFVDLEVHKSDRPDLQSAQRVVSGGRGVGNKENFEIIYRIADKLGAGVGASRAAVDAGFVPNDMQVGQTGKIVAPELYICFGISGAIQHVTGIKDAGTIVAVNKDPDAPIFEIADIGLVGDLFEIIPELERALD, encoded by the coding sequence ATGAGCCGCACGCTACTGATCGCCGAACATGACGGCAAGAAACTCAACCCCTCCACCGCCAAGTCACTGACAGCGGCGTTGGCCGTCGGGCACCCCGTGGACATCGCCGTCTTCGCGGCCAACGCCGGCGAGATAGCCGAACAGGCGGCCGCGCTGGAAGGCACCGACACCGTCATCAAGGTGGAACGCGAAGAGAACGAACACCTACTGGCCGCCACGCTGGCCCCGCAGATCAAGGCACTGGCGGATGGCTACAGCCACGTCTTCATGCCCTCGACCACCTTCGGCAAGGATGTGATGCCGCGCGTGGCCGCCCTGCTCAATTCGCCCCAGGTGAGCGACATCATGGAAGTGCTGGATGCCCACAGTTTCAAGCGGCCCATCTATGCCAACAACGTGATCGTCACCGTCAAGGCGCCCTCCGATACCGTCGTCACCGGCACCATTCGCACCGCCTCTTTCAAGGACGCAAAGACCGGTGGCAGCGCCCAGATCACGGACAAGGCCCTGGATGTGGAATTGCCCACGCACACCCGCTTCGTGGATCTGGAAGTGCACAAGAGCGACCGCCCGGACCTGCAATCCGCACAGCGCGTGGTCTCCGGTGGTCGCGGTGTGGGCAACAAGGAAAACTTCGAGATCATCTATCGCATCGCCGACAAGCTGGGTGCCGGCGTGGGCGCTTCCCGCGCGGCCGTGGATGCCGGCTTCGTGCCCAATGACATGCAGGTGGGCCAGACCGGCAAGATCGTTGCCCCTGAGCTTTACATCTGCTTTGGCATTTCCGGTGCCATCCAGCATGTCACCGGCATCAAGGATGCCGGCACCATCGTGGCCGTGAACAAGGATCCCGACGCCCCCATCTTCGAGATTGCCGATATTGGCCTGGTGGGGGATCTGTTCGAGATCATTCCGGAACTGGAAAGGGCGCTCGACTGA
- a CDS encoding electron transfer flavoprotein subunit beta/FixA family protein has protein sequence MKILVPIKRTIDYNIKAKVNRDGSGVVTDGVKMSINPFDEIALEEALRIRDRGEAEEVIAVTIGVGAAQQQLRTALAMGADRAILVETDELVQPPLAARVLLKIREEEGTDLVLMGKQAIDDDANQTGQMLAALWDRPQATFTSRLEFTDGKARATREVDAGLETIEIDLPAVVTTDLRLNEPRFVKMPDIMKAKRKPLDTRPLDELGVETPPVLEIQTHEAPPERKGGHKVESVEELVSELKERGVL, from the coding sequence ATGAAAATCCTGGTTCCCATAAAACGAACCATCGACTACAACATCAAGGCCAAGGTGAATCGCGATGGCAGCGGTGTGGTCACCGATGGCGTGAAGATGAGCATCAATCCCTTCGACGAGATCGCGCTGGAAGAAGCCCTGCGCATCCGTGACCGGGGTGAGGCGGAAGAGGTCATCGCCGTGACCATCGGGGTGGGCGCGGCCCAGCAACAGCTGCGTACAGCCCTGGCCATGGGCGCCGACAGAGCCATTCTGGTGGAGACCGATGAGCTGGTTCAGCCGCCCTTGGCTGCCCGTGTGCTACTCAAGATTCGTGAAGAGGAAGGCACCGACCTGGTGCTGATGGGCAAGCAGGCGATCGACGATGATGCCAATCAGACTGGCCAGATGCTCGCCGCACTGTGGGATCGCCCCCAGGCCACCTTCACCTCCAGGCTGGAATTCACGGACGGCAAGGCCCGGGCCACCCGCGAGGTGGATGCCGGCCTGGAAACCATCGAAATCGATCTGCCGGCCGTGGTCACCACGGACCTGCGCCTGAACGAGCCGCGCTTCGTCAAGATGCCGGACATCATGAAGGCCAAGCGCAAACCGCTGGATACCCGCCCGCTGGACGAGCTGGGTGTCGAAACACCACCGGTGCTGGAGATCCAGACCCACGAGGCGCCACCCGAACGCAAGGGCGGACACAAGGTGGAATCCGTTGAAGAACTGGTGAGCGAACTGAAAGAACGGGGAGTGCTGTAA
- a CDS encoding electron transfer flavoprotein-ubiquinone oxidoreductase, whose product MSERDVMEYDVVVVGAGPAGLSFAIRLRQLNPDTSICVLEKGAEIGSHSLSGAVMEPGALDTLWPEWRDNPPEVCVPAGKDEFLFFTPQKRYRLPTPPQMKNHGNFIVSLGALNRRLAEKAESLDIDVFPGFPAAEALFDGDGAVMGVRCGDMGLQADGSPGPNFAPGVDIHAGLTVLAEGCRGNVSKTLIQKYELDGKASPQTYGLGMKELWQLPEGCGEPGKIQHSQGWPLDSRTYGGSFVYHLENDQVYIGFVVGLDYEDPHFSPFEAFQQFKHHPEMKKLLEGGEIISAGARSIVEGGWQSLPTMDMPGALLIGDAAGTLNVPKIKGIHQAIRSGMEAADHWHEKADTAGFDARFRASAAGRELKKVRNIRPGFNKGLWRGLFTAAVETVTFGKLPRTLGNHADHAQLRQLKEQPEAVERHWVARELPPRDRLASVFHAATAHDESQPVHLKVRDTDICVTRCAEEFGNPCTKFCPANVYEMVEEDGNKRLQINAANCVHCKACDIKDPYQIIDWVTPEGGSGPNYQNL is encoded by the coding sequence ATGTCCGAACGCGATGTGATGGAATACGATGTAGTGGTGGTGGGCGCCGGCCCGGCCGGTCTGTCCTTTGCGATCCGCCTGCGCCAGCTCAATCCCGACACCAGCATCTGTGTCCTGGAGAAAGGCGCGGAAATCGGCTCCCACAGCCTCTCGGGCGCGGTCATGGAACCCGGTGCCCTGGATACCCTGTGGCCGGAATGGCGGGACAACCCGCCCGAAGTCTGTGTCCCCGCCGGCAAGGACGAGTTTCTCTTCTTCACACCGCAGAAACGCTACCGGCTGCCCACGCCGCCGCAGATGAAGAACCACGGCAACTTCATCGTTTCCCTGGGCGCGCTCAACCGCCGCCTGGCGGAGAAAGCGGAGAGCCTGGACATCGACGTCTTCCCCGGCTTCCCCGCCGCCGAGGCACTTTTCGACGGCGATGGCGCTGTCATGGGGGTGCGTTGCGGGGACATGGGCCTGCAGGCCGATGGTTCACCGGGCCCCAACTTCGCCCCGGGGGTGGATATTCATGCCGGACTCACCGTGCTCGCGGAGGGCTGCCGCGGCAACGTCTCCAAGACCCTGATCCAGAAGTACGAGCTGGACGGCAAGGCCTCTCCCCAGACCTATGGCCTGGGCATGAAGGAGCTCTGGCAGCTGCCGGAGGGCTGCGGCGAACCCGGCAAGATCCAGCACAGCCAGGGCTGGCCCCTGGACAGCCGGACCTACGGCGGCTCCTTTGTCTATCACCTGGAAAACGACCAGGTCTACATTGGTTTCGTGGTTGGTCTGGATTATGAAGACCCGCACTTCTCCCCCTTTGAGGCCTTCCAGCAGTTCAAGCACCACCCGGAAATGAAGAAGCTTCTGGAGGGCGGCGAGATCATTTCCGCCGGGGCGCGCAGCATCGTCGAGGGTGGCTGGCAGTCCCTGCCCACCATGGACATGCCCGGCGCGCTGCTGATCGGCGATGCCGCCGGCACCCTGAACGTGCCCAAGATCAAGGGCATCCACCAGGCCATTCGCTCCGGCATGGAAGCGGCCGATCATTGGCATGAGAAGGCCGATACGGCCGGTTTCGACGCCCGCTTCCGGGCCTCCGCGGCGGGTCGGGAACTGAAAAAGGTTCGCAACATCCGCCCGGGTTTCAACAAGGGTCTTTGGCGAGGGCTTTTCACCGCCGCGGTGGAGACCGTCACCTTCGGCAAGCTGCCGCGAACGCTGGGGAATCACGCCGACCACGCCCAGCTCAGACAGCTGAAGGAGCAGCCGGAAGCGGTGGAACGCCACTGGGTGGCTCGCGAGCTGCCGCCCCGGGATCGCCTGGCCTCGGTCTTCCATGCGGCCACGGCCCATGATGAAAGCCAGCCGGTGCACCTCAAGGTGCGCGACACCGACATCTGCGTAACCCGCTGTGCCGAGGAGTTCGGAAACCCCTGCACCAAATTCTGCCCGGCCAACGTATACGAGATGGTTGAAGAAGACGGCAATAAGCGCCTGCAGATCAATGCCGCCAACTGCGTTCACTGCAAGGCCTGCGACATCAAGGATCCGTACCAGATCATCGACTGGGTGACGCCCGAGGGGGGCTCAGGGCCGAATTACCAGAATCTGTAG